TGCAAATCTTTTCCGAAGTTGACTTCCGAAGCATTTATAAATTCGTGGAATTCCATTTTAATCGATTTTCCGGCGCACCGGCTGGAATTTCTTCAGCAATTAAAAAAAGAGAGGAAATACAAACTCATCTTGCTGAGCAACACCAACCACATTCATATTGATTGGGTGAAGCAGAATATCCCCTTTTTTGAGGAGTTTAAAAATTGTTTTGATGCATTTTACCTTTCGCAGGAGATCAACCTTCGCAAACCTGATCCTGAAATTTACCACTTTGTACTGCAACAACACGATTTAAATCCGGAGGAAACGCTTTTTATTGATGACACCCGGGAAAATACCGAAGCGGCTGCAAAACTGGGCATTCACACCTGGAATATTGATCCCGTTACCCAGGATGTGACCCAACTTTTCACCATTAAAAGCGAATTGTTTTGATCTACCTGCTGTTAAGTGTACTTTCTTCAAGTGTGATCTTTGTGATCTTCAAACTTTTTGAGCGCTTTAAGATCAATACGCTACAGGCCATTATTTTCAACTATTTTTTCGCGTTTTCGGCGGGAATGTTCGTTGATGCGCAACCATTAGATCCGCTAAAAGTGCTTTCGGAAGCCTGGTTTTTGGGAACTTTTATTCTTGGGTTTATGTTTATTTCGGTTTTCTACCTCGCAGCCCTTACCACCCAAAAAAGCGGATTATCGGTAGTCTCTGTCGCTACCAAAATGTCGGTGGCCATTCCTGTACTTTTCGGGATCATCCTTTATAATGAAAGTACGG
This Salinimicrobium tongyeongense DNA region includes the following protein-coding sequences:
- a CDS encoding HAD family hydrolase; amino-acid sequence: MIKTIIFDFGDVFLNLDKPATARELKKFEISRFSGEMLQQNMAYEKGLISSEAFISGYCKSFPKLTSEAFINSWNSILIDFPAHRLEFLQQLKKERKYKLILLSNTNHIHIDWVKQNIPFFEEFKNCFDAFYLSQEINLRKPDPEIYHFVLQQHDLNPEETLFIDDTRENTEAAAKLGIHTWNIDPVTQDVTQLFTIKSELF